In Cercospora beticola chromosome 3, complete sequence, the following proteins share a genomic window:
- a CDS encoding uncharacterized protein (BUSCO:EOG09263HYJ) yields MSSDHAYELLALENPLLDIQGQGDDALLQQYGLKANDAILAEKQHLTLYEELIKNRDAKLLAGGAAQNTARGAQYLLKPDSVVFFGCVGKDKYADILQDANKQAGLAVRYRYDEKEPTGRCGVIITGHNRSMVTDLAAANAYKIEHLEENWAVAEKAKAYFVGGYHLTVCVPAVLKLAEEAAKTDKPFILSLSAPFIAQFFKDPLDQTAPYWDYVVGNETEAIAYADSHDLNTHDIPTIAKALANLPKKNTQRKRVAIITQGTDPTVVAVQDEGDAKSYPVHSIDKNEIVDTTGAGDAFAGGFVAGIVKGEKLETCVDMGQWLAALSLRELGPAYPFPKQAYGA; encoded by the exons ATGTCCTCCGATCACGCCTACGAGCTCCTCGCCCTTGAGAACCCACTTCTCGACATCCAGGGCCAAGG TGACGACGCCCTTCTTCAGCAATATGGTCTCAAGGCCAACGACGCGATCCTCGCTGAAAAGCAGCACTTGACACTTTACGAAGAGCTGATCAAGAACCGCGATGCGAAGCTGTTAGCAGGAGGTGCAGCTCAGAACACAGCAAGAGGAGCTCAG TACCTGCTCAAGCCCGACTCCGTGGTCTTCTTTGGTTGCGTTGGCAAGGACAAGTATGCAGACATTCTGCAAGATGCAAACAAGCAGGCTGGCCTTGCTGTCAGATATCGTTACGACGAGAAGGAGCCAACCGGTCGATGTGGTGTCATCATCACTGGCCACAACAGGAGCATGGTTACAGATCTTGCTGCAGCCAACGCTTACAAGATTGAGCATCTGGAAGAGAACTGGGCAGTGgcagagaaggccaaggccTACTTTGTTGGCGGTTATCACTTGACGGTTTGCGTCCCAGCGGTCTTGAAGCTTGCCGAGGAAGCTGCAAAGACAGACAAG CCTTTCATCCTTTCGCTCTCGGCGCCTTTCATCGCCCAGTTCTTCAAGGATCCTCTTGACCAGACCGCTCCCTACTGGGATTACGTTGTCGGCAACGAGACAGAAGCCATTGCATATGCCGACTCGCACGACCTGAATACCCACGACATCCCAACCATCGCTAAGGCGCTCGCCAACCTTCCAAAGAAGAACACACAGCGGAAGCGTGTTGCGATCATCACACAGGGCACCGACCCGACTGTGGTTGCCGTTCAGGATGAAGGCGATGCAAAGAGCTACCCCGTCCACTCCATCGACAAGAACGAAATTGTTGACACGACAGGTGCCGGTGATGCTTTCGCAGGAGGCTTCGTGGCCGGCATTGTGAAGGgcgagaagctcgagacCTGCGTCGACATGGGCCAGTGGTTGGCGGCACTGAGCCTGCGCGAGCTGGGACCTGC TTATCCATTCCCCAAGCAGGCGTACGGCGCTTGA
- the YSH1 gene encoding endoribonuclease ysh1 (BUSCO:EOG09260RRC) — MATKRAHSAMNAAPEDEEPVDPSDELMFLALGGGNEVGRSCHIIQYKGKTVMLDAGIHPSYEGLGALPFYDEFDLSTVDLLLITHFHQDHSASLPYVLSKTNFAGKVYMTHPTKAIYKWTTQDAVRVHNTHTPASSTSGTDGYVSQLYTEQDILSTLPMIQTISFHTTHSHNGIRFTPYPAGHVLGACMYLIEIAGLNILFTGDYSRENDRHLIPAAVPRNVKIDCLITESTFGISTRTPRQERENALIKSITTILNRGGRVLMPTTAVGNTQELLLILEDHWQRHEEYRKFPIYYASGLARKVMVVYQTYVDDMNDRIKSKFQASAAGTSVGEGGTAGPWDFQFVRALKGVDRFEDVGGSVVLASPGMLQNGPSRALLERWAPDQKNGVIITGYSVEGTMAKNLLLEPDHITAVTMDRSAGNVLGKKAGGPDGERQQIPRRCTVQEFNFAVHVDGQENREFIEEVAAPVVILVHGEKHNMNRLKSRLLGTGKMKVYSPANCEEVRIPFRQEKVARVVGRLASLVQPPTMLPSPSATSDEDEDMTEGAVKKPKSEFDQTSSLGQVISGVLVQNDFKLSLMAPEDLKEYAGLTTTTIVCRQRLTLASASTDLIKWALEGTFGTIDVTRNSANGKVNANGKQEEADEELPSHHATIFEVMGGCVRVICQENGLVELEWEGNATNDAIADAVMAVLLTVESSPAAVKQSSKPHSHNHGAPQGNSAIAGKRNLHANLTPEERLNRLFMFLEAQFGEEAVNPINKPKIVTPETNGENEAEEIDLEKLQQQELARLVSIGIPVPGVEIRVDKSVAKVWLEKLEVECAVKPLGDRVRAVVERAVETVAPLWQ; from the exons ATGGCGACGAAACGCGCGCACTCGGCCATGAATGCGGCGCCGGAGGATGAAGAACCTGTAGACCCCTCAGATGAGCTCATGTTCCTCGCGCTTGGAGGCGGCAACGAGGTGGGCAGATCCTGTCACATCATACAGTACAAGGGCAAGACAGTCATGCTGGATGCGGGCATTCATCCGTCTTACGAGGGCTTGGGCGCTCTGCCCTTCTACGATGAGTTCGACCTGAGCACCGTCGACTTGCTCTTAATCACACA CTTTCACCAGGACCACTCCGCTTCTCTGCCCTATGTCTTATCCAAGACGAACTTCGCTGGCAAGGTCTATATGACGCACCCCACCAAAGCAATCTACAAATGGACGACCCAAGATGCTGTGCGTGTGCACAATACGCATACTCCAGCTTCATCCACATCTGGCACAGACGGCTATGTCAGCCAGTTATACACCGAACAAGACATCCTCTCGACCCTGCCCATGATACAAACCATCTCATTCCACACCACTCACTCGCACAATGGCATTCGGTTCACTCCGTACCCTGCTGGTCACGTCCTCGGCGCCTGCATGTACCTTATCGAGATCGCCGGGCTCAACATTCTGTTCACGGGCGACTACTCTCGCGAGAATGATCGACACTTGATCCCAGCAGCCGTGCCCCGAAATGTCAAAATCGATTGTCTCATTACCGAGTCGACTTTTGGCATCAGTACCAGGACTCCTCGGCAAGAGCGTGAGAATGCGCTCATCAAGTCAATAACAACAATCTTGAACCGCGGCGGTAGAGTTCTGATGCCTACAACTGCTGTTGGTAACACCCAGGAACTGCTTCTGATCTTGGAGGACCACTGGCAGAGGCATGAGGAGTATCGAAAGTTCCCAATCTACTACGCTTCTGGTCTTGCCCGGAAGGTTATGGTTGTGTATCAGACATACGTCGACGACATGAATGACAGGATCAAGTCCAAATTCCAAGCCAGTGCCGCCGGCACCTCGGTCGGAGAGGGCGGTACTGCTGGACCATGGGACTTTCAATTCGTTCGTGCACTCAAAGGTGTCGACCGATTCGAGGATGTTGGCGGTAGTGTTGTACTGGCCTCGCCCGGAATGTTGCAGAATGGTCCTTCGCGTGCACTGCTCGAGCGTTGGGCACCGGACCAGAAGAACGGTGTCATTATCACGGGATACAGCGTCGAGGGGACAATGGCCAAGAATCTTCTGCTAGAGCCTGATCACATCACTGCCGTGACTATGGATCGTTCGGCAGGCAATGTGTTGGGGAAAAAGGCGGGCGGGCCAGACGGCGAAAGACAGCAGATTCCGAGGAGGTGCACGGTACAAGAGTTCAACTTTGCCGTCCACGTTGATGGCCAGGAGAATCGAGAGTTCATCGAGGAAGTCGCTGCTCCTGTCGTCATCCTTGTCCATGGCGAGAAGCACAATATGAACAGGCTCAAGTCTAGACTGTTAGGAACCGGCAAGATGAAAGTCTACTCCCCAGCCAACTGCGAGGAGGTGCGAATACCTTTCCGGCAAGAGAAGGTCGCTCGAGTTGTTGGTCGGCTAGCATCCCTTGTTCAGCCCCCAACAATGTTACCAAGTCCATCTGCAACaagcgacgaggacgaagacatgACGGAAGGTGCTGTCAAGAAGCCCAAATCGGAGTTTGATCAAACTTCGTCTCTGGGTCAAGTCATCTCTGGAGTGTTAGTGCAGAATGATTTCAAGCTTTCACTCATGGCACCTGAGGACTTGAAGGAATACGCTGGTCTCACAACAACTACAATCGTCTGCCGACAACGATTGACACTGGCCTCTGCTTCTACAGATCTGATTAAATGGGCCTTGGAGGGCACCTTTGGCACGATAGACGTCACCCGCAATAGCGCGAACGGGAAAGTCAATGCGAATGGCAAACAAGAGGAAGCCGACGAAGAACTTCCATCGCATCACGCGACAATTTTCGAAGTCATGGGAGGATGCGTGCGTGTCATTTGCCAAGAGAACGGACTCGTGGAGCTTGAGTGGGAAGGAAATGCCACCAACGATGCAATTGCAGATGCTGTCATGGCCGTTCTGCTGACAGTGGAGAGTTCGCCCGCTGCAGTCAAGCAGAGCTCAAAACCTCATAGCCACAACCACGGCGCGCCACAAGGGAACAGCGCAATCGCTGGCAAGAGAAATCTTCACGCAAACCTAACTCCAGAGGAGCGGCTGAATAGACTTTTCATGTTCCTCGAGGCACAATTTGGTGAGGAGGCCGTCAACCCGATCAACAAGCCGAAAATTGTAACGCCAGAGACCAATGGCGAGAATGAGGCAGAGGAAATTGATCTGGAGAAgcttcagcagcaggaacTAGCTCGATTGGTCTCCATCGGTATTCCTGTACCGGGAGTGGAGATCCGAGTCGATAAGAGCGTCGCGAAAGTCTGGCTCGAGAAGTTGGAAGTTGAGTGCGCGGTCAAGCCGTTGGGAGACCGTGTTCGCGCTGTGGTTGAGCGTGCTGTTGAGACTGTTGCTCCGCTTTGGCAGTAG
- a CDS encoding uncharacterized protein (BUSCO:EOG092624SJ) yields MLFDTPKSFRLRELASASLVAFKQRRTVTDQSMPASYPIWDAAANITMDAITSTAHESHPNFLHLAGLVSEAVLEVVFVALPGYLVAITGMFDANSQKFLAELNTMVFTPCLIFTKLASQLNADKLADLAVIPFIFVVQTLVSYISAQIMARLFGFGKKDKKMQKNFVLAMGVFGNSNSLPISLVLSLSKTISGLHWDRIPGDNDNEVGARGILYLLIFQQLGQLLRWTWGYSVLLKPAHAYTPSERGDDDEERDRLIEDGPWTDEHDNVIKGIGGSDSGFNSASESTPSSSLTASREDLRHEIVPAAPANGNDISTEPRKLPRRNRGEDADSIRSVSTNSITQFPQFSRTQSSRSAADESGGWKAPLYRVQNTIVLYARRFWATVGRFFTNLFRALPTPMQKVLKTFHYYNSKFWAGVWRQMNPPLWAMLAALIVASIPKLQDLFFHDGTLIRNSVTRAIQQSGNVAVPLILVVLGANLARSTLPQDQLASTPEEKKEERKLLYASLLSRMVMPVIIMAPVLALTAKFVPVSILDDPIFIIVCFLLTGAPSALQLAQICQLNNVFMGAMSSLLVASYVVVIFPSTLLLVLMALEVLEWAVLNN; encoded by the coding sequence ATGCTCTTCGACACTCCCAAATCCTTCCGATTGCGCGAACTCGCCAGCGCTTCTCTTGTCGCCTTCAAGCAACGGCGCACAGTGACGGACCAATCGATGCCAGCGAGCTATCCGATATGGGACGCTGCTGCCAACATCACCATGGACGCCATCACATCCACCGCCCATGAGTCGCATCCCAACTTCCTGCACTTGGCCGGCCTGGTGTCAGAAGCAGTGCTGGAAGTCGTATTTGTCGCCCTACCCGGATACCTGGTGGCAATTACGGGCATGTTCGATGCCAACAGTCAGAAATTCTTGGCCGAGCTGAACACCATGGTCTTTACACCATGCCTCATCTTCACCAAACTGGCAAGTCAGCTAAATGCCGATAAGCTTGCGGACCTCGCCGTCATTCCGTTCATTTTCGTGGTACAGACATTAGTGTCGTACATATCGGCACAGATAATGGCTCGCCTCTTTGGCTTTGGaaagaaggataagaagatgcagaagaacTTTGTGCTGGCAATGGGCGTCTTTGGCAATTCCAACTCGTTGCCCATATCCCTGGTGCTCAGTCTGAGCAAGACTATCAGCGGCTTACACTGGGATCGGATACCGGGTGACAATGACAATGAAGTGGGAGCAAGAGGCATCCTGTATCTGTTGATTTTTCAACAATTGGGCCAGCTTCTACGATGGACATGGGGATACAGTGTGCTGCTCAAGCCAGCTCACGCATACACTCCATCTGAGCGAggagatgacgatgaagagagaGATCGATTGATTGAGGATGGACCCTGGACCGACGAGCACGACAATGTGATCAAGGGGATCGGAGGCAGCGATTCTGGTTTCAACAGTGCTTCTGAGAGCACGCCCAGCTCATCCTTGACAGCTTCGCGCGAAGACCTGCGACACGAAATCGTACCTGCCGCGCCGGCAAATGGCAACGACATAAGCACCGAGCCCCGAAAACTGCCTCGCCGCAATCGAGGTGAAGATGCCGATAGCATTCGTTCCGTGTCGACCAACTCCATCACCCAGTTTCCGCAATTTTCGAGAACACAATCTTCGCGTTCTGCAGCAGATGAGTCTGGCGGATGGAAGGCTCCGCTGTACCGTGTTCAGAACACCATTGTACTCTACGCCAGGCGATTTTGGGCCACAGTCGGAAGATTCTTCACCAACCTCTTCCGCGCTCTTCCCACTCCAATGCAGAAGGTCTTGAAGACGTTCCACTACTACAACAGCAAGTTCTGGGCCGGCGTATGGAGGCAAATGAATCCTCCACTCTGGGCAATGTTGGCTGCACTAATTGTGGCCAGCATTCCTAAGTTGCAGGATCTCTTCTTCCACGACGGTACCTTGATCCGCAATTCTGTTACCCGTGCTATTCAACAGAGCGGTAACGTGGCCGTTCCGTTGATTCTGGTCGTCTTGGGCGCAAATCTCGCTCGATCGACCCTCCCACAGGACCAGCTGGCAAGCACacccgaggagaagaaagaagaacggAAGCTGCTTTATGCTTCGCTCCTGAGCAGAATGGTCATGCCAGTGATCATCATGGCTCCCGTTTTGGCGTTGACAGCAAAATTTGTGCCGGTGTCGATTCTCGACGACCCGATCTTCATCATTGTGTGCTTTTTGCTCACAGGTGCACCTTCAGCATTGCAATTGGCTCAAATTTGCCAATTGAACAATGTCTTCATGGGTGCGATGTCAAGTCTGCTCGTGGCAAGCTACGTGGTCGTCATCTTCCCAAGCACGCTTCTGCTTGTGCTCATGGCGCTCGAGGTCTTGGAATGGGCTGTTCTGAACAATTGA